The following proteins are co-located in the Phragmites australis chromosome 10, lpPhrAust1.1, whole genome shotgun sequence genome:
- the LOC133930403 gene encoding uncharacterized protein LOC133930403 has protein sequence MLSRSPARASLLLRSLGRPRGSSFSAAAPAAERDDGKIVASVLFERLPVVIPKIHPVVYAFQEFSFRWRQQYRRQYPDEVLGKADARGKGDYQIDYVPAPRITEADKTNDRKSLQRALDNKLYLLLYGNTYGAPDGMPVWHFPEKIYENEDNLRLCAESALNSVIGGLNNTYFVGNAPMAHIVVEKSEDSKVSPFKRFFFKSQVVGATKYHIGKCQDYVWVTKDELLEYFPEHKDFFNKMIIHIR, from the exons ATGCTGTCTCGGTCGCCGGCGCGGGCGAGCCTTCTCCTCCGGTCGCTCGGGCGGCCGCGAGGCTCCAGCTTCTCCGCCGCTgcgccggcggcggagagggacGACGGGAAGATCGTGGCGTCGGTGCTGTTCGAGCGCCTCCCCGTCGTCATCCCTAAGATCCACCCCGTCGTCTACGCCTTCCAAGAATTCTC GTTTCGGTGGCGGCAGCAGTACAGGCGGCAGTACCCCGACGAGGTCCTGGGCAAGGCCGACGCGAG GGGTAAGGGTGATTATCAGATTGATTATGTGCCTGCTCCAAGAATCACAGAGGCTGACAAAACAAATGACCGGAA GTCATTACAACGAGCTCTTGATAATAAACTCTACCTCCTACTGTATGGAAACACTTATGGTGCTCCTGATGGCATGCCTGTTTGGCATTTCccagaaaaaatatatgaaaatgaaGACAATTTGCGATTG TGTGCCGAATCGGCATTAAATTCTGTTATTGGGGGACTCAACAATACATACTTTGTTGGCAACGCTCCAATGGCTCATATAGTGGTTGAAAAAAGTGAAGATTCAAAGGTTTCACCATTCAAG CGTTTCTTTTTCAAATCACAAGTGGTCGGAGCTACGAAATACCACATTGGTAAATGCCAGGACTACGTGTGGGTCACCAAAGATGAGTTGCTGGAATATTTTCCTGAGCACAAGgatttcttcaacaaaatgaTCATTCACATAAGATAG